GAGTCAGTTGGAAAGATCATGGCGTCATCACGTTGCAACTTGTTATTGTCCAATCACAATGGAGAAGAATGAATGCGGTTTGATTGTCCAATCAAAATCGAGAAAGATGGGTGCGGTTTGGACAGATGGTGACAGATGGGGAAATCAGCCAATCATCACCTCCCCCAGTCTTGGCAACGTAACTAAAAAACGTAACTAAAAAATACAaggaaaaggggggaaaaaatgagttACCACTACGGAAAGGTACAgcagtatttcatattttattcttttttcgtTGTGCATGTGAAACAAAGCTGCCTCAACTAAACACGTTATTACTTATATGCTTAAACATGCTTGTTTTGTTCCACGTCAATTCGTCGCaattaaatgtcaaatgttaGCATGTTGTGGCTCAAGTACATAAGTAACCACATCGCCTAAACTTATCAGTACACGTCAGACAAACTATGATCGAAAACTTGTGTTCAGGAAACGCGTTTTAGGTCTTGTAAAAGTATAATAAGTTGAACTGTTAtatgtttttcatacatttcatgTAGAATTTCATGTGAataaatttcatccatccattcatgttCTATTCTGCTTGTTGAACTGTATTAGAGtagcaggtgagctggagcttatcccagctggcACTCTGGACTTGTCGAATGATTCCCACGAATTCTCTCTTGTAGGGCTATCCCGGAGCAGGACACCCAGCACCAAATACCCCTTACAGTGGAAGCAGCGGTCCCTATGGATCTGCACCCTCAGCTCCATACGGCGCTCCACCAGGAGGCTACTATGGTCCAGGTCAAGGGGGCCACTACGGAGCTGGACCAGGGGCTGCGGGTTACGGGGGACAGCCTCATGGAGCGCCTTATCGCCCCCCTGCTCCTTCGGGTACTGCCGATATCGTCTTCCCCTTTGTTGATAAAACCTCTTTTGTTCTGTCCTCACATCACTTGTGGTAAAACGGCGGATGTGAAATGAGTCCCAAACTGGCAGGTTCAGTTTGATCAGAGTGCTGAAGCCCATGTTTGAATGATAAAAGCCATCAGCGTATGGCATGAAGTGCCACACATCCTTCTCCCTGTTCCTCACAGTTTCTTGGCCCTTGTCCTACCTGTAGGGAACATCCCCCCTGGTGTCAACCCAGAGGCATACCAGTGGTTCCAGAGCGTCGACACGGACCACAGCGGCTTCATCAACATGAAGGAGCTCAAGCAGGCGCTCGTCAACTCCAACTGGTCAAGTTTTAACGACGAGACGTGCCTCATGATGATCAGTGAGTCCTGCGGCTGATGCTAAAGCAAATGCAAGCGCCTGTTGCGGCCCATCGCTAAATGCTTTactgcagtggttctcaaaactttttccgtcaagtaccacctaaaaaaatgctctcaaagtaccactgtcatgacatcattaaaatacaataacgtAGTCGGCGTAAGCGTTCATAAAGAAACGAGTCAGGGGTTTTATTCCTGTCAAGGAATATTTCCTATgactgtaagccactgtaacatttttgcactgtttgaacatcaacactgcgcttaaatataagatttttttttaaatgtacttaaataattatttaattaacatgtattgcacataagttataaaaattgtaacaaaaaaaggttaaaaaaaaaaaaagtcctgaaaGTTTTAATTCAAACGTTgtaataaaaagttaaatacaactgaactgtactaagCCAGTGATTCCTTCACGTACAAATAGAGGGAGCCCAATGTActgcactttgagaatcactgctctgttgTGTCAATGTGCGACAGCACGCGGCAGTCGCACTTCTTGTCCCTTACGGAAAATGTTCTGTGTGGGAACGCCAGAAGTTGGACGAGGTCCGAGGCTCTCCTTGTACTTTTAACGTGCTGTGTTTTTCTATTTCCTGTTAGACATGTTTGACAAGACAAAGTCAGGTCGTATGGACCTTTTTGGTTTCTCTGCGCTGTGGGACTTCATGCAGAGGTGGAGGGCGCTCTTTCAGCAATATGACAGGGACCGCTCAGGATCTATCAGTGGTACAGAGCTACACCAAGGTAACACGCCGAAGACCTCTAAGAAGGTGCATTACCCCAAGAGATGTATTTCATCCAACTTGCCGTTTTCATTTCCCCTCCCTCAGCCCTCGCCCAGATGGGCTACAACCTGAGTCCCCAGTTTTCCGAGTTGTTGGTGCGGCGCTTCAGCGTGCACGCCGCACGTCCCGGCATGCATTTGGATCGCTTCATCCAGGTGTGCACCCAACTGCAGAGCATGACGCAGGTCTTCAGGGAGAGGGACACAAACATGACGGGCACCGTCCGCCTTAACTATGAGGACTTCCTCTCAGGGGCCATCACCAGGCTCATGTGAGCATAATTCAGCCCCCCAGCCAAACTGGTGGTTTGCAGTTGACATATCAGCCAGTACATCCTGTGACTCGTTTCAATAATAACAAAACCTAACCTTGATTCGACTGGGTGATTGTTAAGCAGTAactttcaaataacaaataatgtatttaataaatggCAGGAAATGATTGGACCATCACCACAGATGCCTTTCTGTTTGCTATTActggtacatttttgttttcacagcatacagtatatcatagcGCAAGACTCAAAAGATAGGCTTCACACTCCATAACATCTTTATTAACCATCATAGTCTCATATTTGAGAGATACTAAATATCCCTCCCTCAAAAGATGTCTATTAAACTGTAGTATTTTACATtagt
This window of the Phyllopteryx taeniolatus isolate TA_2022b chromosome 21, UOR_Ptae_1.2, whole genome shotgun sequence genome carries:
- the pef1 gene encoding peflin, producing MSYHYGKGYPGAGHPAPNTPYSGSSGPYGSAPSAPYGAPPGGYYGPGQGGHYGAGPGAAGYGGQPHGAPYRPPAPSGNIPPGVNPEAYQWFQSVDTDHSGFINMKELKQALVNSNWSSFNDETCLMMINMFDKTKSGRMDLFGFSALWDFMQRWRALFQQYDRDRSGSISGTELHQALAQMGYNLSPQFSELLVRRFSVHAARPGMHLDRFIQVCTQLQSMTQVFRERDTNMTGTVRLNYEDFLSGAITRLM